tgagaggagtgaTGAATGATTACTTTCTAATGGAGAATTCTAAGtgaataaatgatttttttttctgcttcCCCTAGGTTTCTTTATATAGGGTTTGATTGGACTTGGATTTTGGTTATTCtattgataacattttttttatctcgtAGTGTAATATCTTCCTAATAGATTTAatctgtttttaaaatatttggtagATATTTCTGttgatattttcatatataattatcttgaaaaatatttaataaattattctcaACTGAATTTTCCCAAAAATTgcatttcaaccctttttatttctccaaaattgcataAAAGCCCAAAAAGTTCCAATATTTGCACTTTAGTCCTTCTTATGTTGTCTAAAATTACACTTTGGATCTAGGGTTTAACAAGAGTTGACCAGATGAGagatatttgaaaaattttacTGTTCAATTAGGGACTGCTATGTGGTAGTCCCCTTCCCCATctaaattagggtttcagattgggatTGGAGTGGTGTAGTCGTGAGATGCAGGCACGATGATTTTGGgagatttaaaattttcacacaGCATGTGGAACTATCTCAAGTGTTTGTGTGgattatcctttgataacccacTAAATTTTTTGGTAGGGCATTTAATAGGTCAGACTCTCATACCTCATTAGGATATTCAGTGTTATTACGAATGACTGTATTATGGGAGGTGACTAATTGTCTAGTAGTTCCTTATGCCATTTTGTTTCGGTTAGGATCAGGTGAAGGATTAAAGAATGTATTTATAATTAGAGATAATAAAGGTGTTATGGCTTCAAGTGTGGCTTCAGACGTGAAAGGTATTCCCTtagtagaacacccaaattGTAATTTTGTTCGCCGCCTATGGAAGTTTCGCTCAACTTTCGGGTTAATTTGGTAAAATTCTCCCGAGTTGGCTCAAGTCATGCAGTATACAGTCTACCTAAATTTGGTAAACAATTTATACGTGTTGTCTAGGGTTGACACCAaaagtggttagaatacttaTAAACTAGGAGTGATTAAACTCTGACTAGTTTTGTTGACTAAGTGAACTAAGAGTTATGAGAATACTCGTTGTAAACTGAGAGAGGTAAAACTGATGTAATCTTCTTAAAGATTAGTGGAACCCCTTAGTTCTTAAAGGAAAACTGGACCTAGCTTAGGAtcagtgaaccagtataaagtTTATGGTTTTCTGCTTAGCTCTTTGAAACGTTTTCCACTTACGCACTTCATAAAACCTGCTGCCTAAACatcttatataaattatatatcttttacttACTTTTAGAAAGCTTACCGTAACTAGTGGTAACATCTTAGGAGGTGGAAGCTTTCCATAATTGCCAATCCAAAAGGCTGCAAATGATCAAATTGGTTTGAATTGACAATAAaacaatggagaaaaaaaagCACTATAGTAGAATGAAATTGTCCGTGAGTTAAAATAGCAATATGCAGACCCATTTTGAGAGTAAAACCTTAATAGTTCAGACTAGTTTTAAGAGATACCTTATTGTCTTGTTCCAAAATACCTCTACAACTTGAGAGATTGCTTAATTTCCTTTGTTTTGAATGTGTAATTTTTTCTTGTTGCTGTTACTTTGTAAAAGGCCTTTGAAACCAAGTGTCTTGGAAGAACCTTTGGTGTTCTTCCATCTCTTAGCCAACCTTTTTGaactcaaaattaaaattgaacttagacagtgagtgtgtcttgaaaccaaagctacaagcctcacTTTAGGATTTCcactttgtttttaatttgcATTTATAGGAGTGACTTGGCTACAAAAGATTATACTCTAAGCTTTGTCGCACTAAAGTCCGAATAGGTGTCtagttgttttaaaattcaacTTTGCTTGTATGagttatctttttaatttcaaaagtcaTTCTTTGACATTGGTCAAGTAAGTAGTCTAAGACATTCTAGCTAGGTAAAATCTAGTACTTAAATAGTCTTTGATTCACCTCTCTTACTTAAGAATTGTCTTTTGGTGAAATCTTAAGCCTTTTCAACTTaggataaaatttgaaattaaaagatGTCTAGACATCAATCTCACCATAAAATGAGTGATTATGAGAAATTCAGTACTTTGAAACAAATTTCTAAAGAACTCAAAGAATTCAATCTTTGGTAACAAGAAGAAGTGCATctaaggaaaagagaaaataggaATAATGATGGATTTCAATATAAGGTTGAGAGAGATATTCCTTTCTTTGGTGAAGACATAAATACATTAACATATTTAGCTTGGGAAAGGAAAATTGATTAATTGCATCCATTCTTTACTATAAATAGTACATCCTATATTCTTAGTTTATGCATTTCTAGGTTTGAAGGATATGCAAGTGAATGGTGGAGTCATAGGTAGTCAAGAgtagaaaaggaagaaaatccCTCATTCAAGATTGGAGTGAATCGAAAGCTTGCTTGAGAAGAAACTTTGTTCCTCCTTCGTTTGAGAGAAACCAAGAACTAATGAGAGAATTCATTAAAAAGGGAAAGGATATCATTAAAGGTGTAGATGAGTTCTTTCGTAGGGAAgctgagtttgaaaaaaaaacttgaaagattcttgaatgataaaagaaaaagagaggctAAAAAGAGTGAAGAGAAATTAAGAGAgttagaagagaaagaaaaagaagcttTAAGAGTTAGAGAATAAGAAATTCTAAGAGCTAAAAGAGTCAGAGATGAGGAAGATAGAAGAGAAAgggaggagaaagaaaagaaagagaatgcagaaaatgagagaagagaaatagagaaagagaaatatgaAATTGAGATAAGAGAAAAGGAGAGGGAAGAAAGCCTATTCAAAGAAGTGCTACTGAAGGCACCTTCCACTCCCACAATTATGATGGATTCAAGAGTTTTAAAGGAGTCGTCCAATCCTTAATCTTTTCTCCCATTATCATTAAGTCTTATGTTTTTCTCCAAACTTCTCTTGTGAAAATATTTCAATTCCATCCtccattattttaaaatcctCAACAAAATTTCCAAATAACATCTTGAGTTAGTGTTACCTTTTAGGTTTGATGACATACCCTCTAGCCATGACCAATCACTTTtaagaagagttgaagtcatCTGTGAAAGATGGGCCTAGACTCTCTCTTCAAGGCCATCTCGGGCCTTCATGGAGCTTCTAGAGTAGGAATAAtttttgggccttgtattttgggtcAAGTAGTCTAAGATTTATTTAGGCTTTGAATTACGAGTCAAGTAGTGTTGGATTTAatttaggccttgtattttaGGCTAAATAATGTAGGTTTTTTATACCACTTGAGTCAACAAAGGCCAAGGCCCAATGTTGACCCAAAGTGCATGTCCATGAGCTTAGGTTGGTCAAAGTTTTAACCTAGCTTGGTGGACAAGGATGTGTGGGATATTCCATGTGAGAGTGGCCATGTGTTATGCTTTCATTGGAGAGATTTTCTCATAATTAGTGGTCACATGTTACTCTAGGAATGGAAAGGGTTTCCCATAAGTAGTGGTCACATGTCCTTCTCTTATTGGAAATGATTTTTGTCTTTGTCTCCAAGTTAGGTCAAGGTagtgtttttagggttttgctttTACATTTTGGAAACacccttagcctataaatagaggtgtttCCACCCTTGTAGTCACTTTGAGATTAGTAATGAAATACTGTCAAATTGTTGAATCATTTTATTAGTCTTTAAAGgtaaggctagagcatcccatgtgGTCTCCTGTAGCCACCTTCCTCTAGAGTTTGCCTAACCTCTCTAAGAGCATCTTCAACACATCATCCCATCACCATTAAAACACCAAAGGTTGTGAGCCTTACCCCTTATCCTCCACAGCTTCACCACCTTCATCATCACCATAACATCTCTTCATGTTTTGGCCCTAGCTTAAAGAGGTTGCTATCAAGGTTCCAactaactcaagacaaaaataaatttttttatgaagtaGGACTCAcaattttcatcaataaaataaatcaaaatatgaGGAGGTCTTCTTCTAATGTTATCTTTCTATCTACCTTttctataaaacaaaaattaattaagattatGTTTGATGTTTATTGTAGAAGGATATTTGATCCAGGAAGGGTTCATGCGGACCCCAAAAAAATAAAGTCATCTAAGAATGACCAACTTCCAAGAATGTTGGGAGCAGCTTCAACAATAAATCAAGATGTCTTTAGAATAAAGACGATCCGCCAAATTTGAGGACATATCTTTCTCAAGAAGGAGTGGATTGTACCTTGAGTCCAAACAATGGACCTATCAAAAGGAAAATAACTAAACAAGGATCAAATAAGGTTGTCAAGACCTATCAACAAGGAGCATGAAAGCTCAAGATCAACCCATCAAGGCTTTCCATGGTCGCCCAATGATGTGGCCAAGTCACTCAACGAGTGGGTGCTCAGCAAAACCCCAGGGTAGCTAACGCCAAGCATTACAGTAGCTACCTACACCCATCTCGCATATCAGGCGTTGAACGACTAGTGTCTTCCACTCAACGTTTTTGTCTAGAGGCTTCTATAGTATTTCACACATGTCTTGCACGTCTTTCTTACCTTGTACATGTAGGCTTCCATGTGGCACTTCATCTGTGAATGTAGGCTAATGATTAGCTTGGTAGTTACACTTCGGGAGTCTTTGTGTCATTATAAAAGCAAAGCTCCTCCCATGTATTCAGGACTTTTGAGTGAATGAGTTGTTCTTCTATTGAGAGTACTCCATAGCACATTTCTCACCTTAAGAGTCACGATTTAGAGAGTTTAAAGAGGCATCCTCTAACCACCTTCCAACCATAAATATTCATCATCACCTCATCCTCAATCCATCGTTTAAACCATGTTGAATCACACCAATCACCTCTACTTCTTATTTATTCATTCCACTACATCCTTCATTCCTCTTTTGGCCACTGGTTCCATCAAGTCAGGAGTCATCATTAGCACACAAAGCATATTGAAGTAGACTGTCACTTTATTCGTGAAGTTTATGATCATGTTATTTCACCCCCTCATGTCACTACTCAACTTCATGTTGTGGACATTCTTACCAAAATTGTTCCTAGCTCACATCATTAGTTTCTTGTTATCAAATTGATGTTTCTTGACCAACCCCATCAATTAGAGAAGagatatcaatcaagaattaatTTATCtccttaaatattttaatataattttttaagaataagttAGATAATTCCTAAATTGATTTgtatcaataaaaattaatttatctcatgaaatactttaatataattttctaagaatAAACTAAACCATTTATAGATTAATTTGCTCTTTCTAATTCTAgattataagatatttattttgtaattatgagtaataattattataaatattagtaatattatttataatagaaatcaCAGTAACAAAAGCCATCAAGCCATTTTTCATGATAGAATTTGTTTAGTAACATATAAACATAGTTATAAGAATCTTATGTAACAACTGCACTATTCTTTTAAGGCCGTTGCTGAAATTGTGTAGCAATATACATATATACGACCACTCTATTTAACTATGagattttgttattaatttcattttcacatactatatatttatatatcttacaattttatatatgttataatttttaatgtttataaatcTTCCTATTCACAATACGAGtcacaattcaaaatttaaactcTCTTATGGGCGAAGCGATTCAACTACCATGGTTTATGCTATGTTTCAAATAACaccaacaaaatgaaaattcaatcaaaatgataattttattcgCAGTTGACATTATAAAGGAGTTTATTACTTTCAaatgtaaagaaaatattttataaaacaaatgaGCTTGTCATTATTTAATTACCATTagccatataaaaaaaaactaaaacacatGCTTTGACTGTACCCAAAATCACTAATGTGTGTCTTcattaaacaacacaaaaaaataataccaTCACcctaaaattttgttctaacaACTCAAAAAACTCAAACAACATTGACAATATATTTTGCACTGGGgttcaacattttctttttcaggtCATTTCCAGAGCCATTACAGAATTTATCAACAATGGGCATAGATGAACTATGACCAGCTTGTGAAAGAAAGATCATCCATAGCATGAATTACGTAATTTATCAATAACGGACTTAGATGATCCATGAACAGAATATGAAAGAAAGATCATCATCCATAGCATGAATGAACCACTAATGACATGAAGGAAAACAGGGGATGGAGGCTGTTTTTACATGCAACAtgatgtatattattattatattaaacacAGTAGCTAAAGAGGAGCAAGATTGTTTAAAGACAGCCACAAGCCTTGTGCTTTCCCCTTTGACCTTCAAGGTGCAGATTACGAGGGGCTGAATGAGAAATAAAAGACACCTGGATCAGTtggttttaaaaacataaaaagcacccaaattacattaatgtaatttaaaaacaaaaacacaaactgcaattatgaatttcaggaacaaaatatataaagcCGAAGAGCCACGTTATGTtgacaataatattttaatatcactATTCtacaactatttttatttaataacaatttatattttaattaaatatcgtaatttaatattttattattaaaaatagtgGTCAAATAGTTGTGTAAGTAATAGATGGTTGTAAAAATATCCTTTCTCCAAAGCGAAAAGAACAAGCATTTAGATTTCATATGCACAGAACAAAGAACATTGCAAAATAGTTATAAATCTACTATTGATTCCCCCGGAACTTACCATCATCAATGATAACTCTTACAGAGAAAGGCCCGCAAAAAGCAACTCCAACTGCTGCTCCTGTGATACAGTTCTCTGAAATAACAGCATAAAAGAGTAATAGGATTAGTCACTTGTTATGAccaaaattcaaatacatgcttatgaaactaaaaaataaGACAAAGATATGACTAAACAACCTAAGGCTGATAAACAAAGAATGGTTTACCTTAACTGACATTAATTGCAGAATTTTATTAAGAACCTTAAGACGATGCATGCCATATGCACTATTAGCAGGAAGTTGGTTCATTCTCTTGATTTCCTCATGGACAGCAGTCTGTTTTTTCTCACACCACATTTGTTGTTGTGGTTTAGGCTGATCAATAGGTCCACTCTCCATCATTTGATCAAGGGTATTGCTACCCTTCAAATGATCAAAGGAATCCACTTTTTAATTCAGCTGAGCAAACATCAAAAGAGAAATACTCAGACAGCACAACTACACCAAAAAATCAAAGAGTAGAAAGACTTCAAAAGGGACATATATAACCTCATCAATAACAACATAATAGCATTAAAACATGATAAACTCCACACTGGTTATAAATCTAATTCTCCGACCAGTCACTTAGGTTACACACACTAACCACATATGTTTTCCTAAAATGCTTCAGTTTCATTGCAGCCTAATGATGCCAATTATCCTAAAAAACTAAAAGCTTGAGATAAGCCTCTAGTCTTTAGCAAATTACTATCAACAAGGTAAGAAACAACTTGAGTATTTATAGTATTCATATATATAACCAATGAACATTTCTAGACTCTTGACCTACAAAGCTTGAAAACAACCTCACACATTATAAGACACATGAAGGTacttcaaatttgaaaatataaaaatatataccaCAACCATTATATAACATACACGAGTAAgcagaattaaatgaaaaatgtaaaGTACAACTGACAGTATTCATTTGATGTGAAGTCTTCAACTTAAATATGCATCGAGTTTATTTTGAAGTGTCTTCCTTTGTAATCATCGCaagtattaaaaatttatttgatttaaaacaGCACCCTTCTTTCAGTCATTTTAAACGAAATCACCACCATAAGAATCATAAAACCCACAACATATCAAAAGACAGAGCAAGTTTCCAACATCGTCAACTGGACAACAGAGAGATAAGCAAATTTTCAAATAGAATTCAACAGTTACACCAAAGATTATTACAGTACAATCTCCAATATAGTACACcactaaataaaatgaaattctaCACAATATCTTATATCACTTTAATCtacaacaaaaacaatataaGTAAACCTTAGTTAGGCATATTTCATTCAGTGCAGAAGGtgtttaacttttttctaaATGGACAACACACAATGGATCGCCTAAAATACACACAAAgtgaatcaaaattaaattctcaacttatttatttcctttctcAAAGTTGGAAGAATGGCCtctgagttttctttttctcttctactTTCTACTTTCAAAGTATTAACAATTAGAAGGGAAAGAACTAAGACAAAATTACGTGTAGAAGTAAAGAGGAATTGGAACCCTAGCATGAAAGGTAAAGAGGAACTTacgaagagaaagagagaagaactTCCTTCAAACCGCACCGTTTTGGAACAAAAATGCTTTGTTTATTCAAAGAGCCTACCACAACAACCTAAATCATTggcttaatttttctttaattttattagaatttttaaaaatctctggtctttatttttctaatttaggttttactcttttttaaaatgtctaatttgaattttttttattaatgcccttttttataaataataattcttCTGCACAAATATGacaatatatgtaaaaaattaaccaaattaatgaaaataaatctgTATCGAGAACTTTCATTCTTGACGACAAACATATTAgtgaaaataatcaaattaaatatttaaaaaaaattaaaagattaaattagatactttaaaaattaaaagattaaattgaaaaaaaatcaataattataatatttttaaaattcgaataaaattagaaaactaaattagaaattaaacctaaaattaactCGCATGATAAGTATAATTAAAAACTTGATggttaatattataataaaaataagagatttttcttttttatgtttacgtttattttctaattttactttttaaataaaattgtttttaaactaaaataattattctataaatcttatgttttaagtaattgtttatttacattgaattaattttttcaatttgactGCTTTTTAAACTTAATcgatttttcaattataaaactatctacaaaataaataaagttataaaaagaatttatatttaattttataattatatataataataataattttattactttttattaaagtaaataaagaaCATGTGTTTTCACTAatgacttttaaaattaattatagttataattgttgagtttttaatcaataattataaaagaaaaatatgtcataattgtgtattttataatttaaaaatcatattaaacatACTTTATAATTTGTTGATGGCTTGTAATTACTTGATATTTAAACTGTAATtgtaaatatagtttatttttaatatattttttcttgctttaaaatagttaaagttcataaaaataatagtgtgaggataaatttaatttaacttcatttataaaaacacatttgaaacagagtttataaatttaatttatattaactcaattttcttaaatttaatttgtactgaaagaaaattttaacaaataaattaatgagtaaaatatttcatttttaaaattattttattaaaataagtttgtgTACAAGAAATCTATTTTATCAAAGTTTATAAATGTAAAGTTCCAATTCCCATGTCATTTAAGCGTGTTAAATATaagaactttttttatttttaaattaggatggatcattttgtaaatttataaacttaattataactttaaaataaaataaatgaaaaatattaaacttttacacaaacaaacataagcaaatatttataaaattttcatattctcATCAATTACATAGTTCCAGAAGCAtctgtatatttatttattctcgTATAACGCATACCTTATACGATCATAGCAACAAAcacaatcaaaacaaacaaatgtaTGAGTGAGCTAACAAAATAAACATCAAAACATCAATATCACACTTATATCTCAAATGTTAAGTCCTTATTACAATCCTATCACATCAAATACAATTAACACATAGTAAGACTTTAACAAGCAATAGAATTACCAAGCATACATTCCATTATAAGGAACCATGACCAACACACTAGTTCTACACAACTTGTCCATTAAAGATAATCTTGTGTCAATACCAACCATCTCTATAAATGTATGTCTCCTTCCAAACTTCATCGCACCATCCCTAtttactaaaacaaaacaatttgaGTACTCCCCCACCACAACTTCGAACCTGTCTCCCCAGCTCCTCAAGCTACTCACATCAACTCTAAACTCAACATGAGCCAAAACCCTACAGCGAGACATTCATTCCTTTCTACCCCTCATAATGAAAAGGCAGCACTCGAATCCTAATCTATTATACCGCCCCTCTAGACGAAGAGACTCATCTCTTCCACCGTCTCttatgttaccaatga
The Vigna angularis cultivar LongXiaoDou No.4 chromosome 5, ASM1680809v1, whole genome shotgun sequence genome window above contains:
- the LOC108339789 gene encoding uncharacterized protein LOC108339789 — its product is MMESGPIDQPKPQQQMWCEKKQTAVHEEIKRMNQLPANSAYGMHRLKVLNKILQLMSVKRTVSQEQQLELLFAGLSL